The following are from one region of the Leucobacter sp. Psy1 genome:
- a CDS encoding ABC transporter permease, translating into MSSALLRAPGRRARFTPVEVGSGLVAAILIVCALAPGLIAPHPPLAVAPTESFQAPSLAHLFGTDDSGRDILSRVVFGARESLTIGVVATLTGLVCGVALGAIAGGSRSRWASPIRFIADRLIEALFAFPGLLLALLVIAVRGPGLASIVIAVTISTAPGYARMVRGGVRRALTSGAVEAASLQGDRGPRIWGTLVLPEALRPVLVLATLGVGHAVILAAALGFLGLGAPPPAPEWGAMLNAGRPYLTQAWWMTVFPGSMILLVGLSTTVIGRALERRGRFA; encoded by the coding sequence ATGTCTAGTGCGCTGCTGCGCGCACCCGGCAGACGCGCGCGCTTCACCCCCGTCGAGGTGGGGTCAGGTCTCGTGGCGGCGATCCTCATCGTCTGCGCCCTCGCGCCAGGGCTCATCGCCCCGCACCCGCCGCTCGCCGTCGCCCCGACCGAGTCGTTCCAGGCGCCCAGCCTCGCCCACCTGTTCGGCACCGACGACTCGGGTCGAGACATCCTGAGCCGCGTGGTCTTCGGCGCGAGGGAGTCGCTGACCATCGGCGTGGTCGCCACCCTCACCGGCCTCGTCTGCGGGGTCGCGCTCGGTGCCATCGCCGGCGGGTCGCGGAGCCGCTGGGCGAGTCCCATCCGCTTCATCGCCGACCGCCTCATCGAGGCGCTGTTCGCCTTCCCTGGCCTCCTACTCGCCCTCCTCGTGATCGCGGTGCGCGGGCCCGGCCTCGCCTCCATCGTCATCGCCGTCACCATCTCGACCGCTCCCGGCTACGCGCGAATGGTCAGGGGCGGGGTGCGGCGCGCGCTCACCTCGGGAGCCGTCGAGGCGGCCAGCCTGCAGGGCGACCGGGGTCCGCGGATCTGGGGCACGCTCGTCCTGCCCGAAGCGCTCCGGCCCGTGCTCGTTCTCGCGACCCTCGGCGTCGGGCACGCCGTGATCCTCGCCGCAGCGCTCGGGTTCCTGGGGCTCGGAGCTCCCCCACCGGCACCCGAGTGGGGCGCCATGCTGAACGCCGGGCGCCCCTACCTCACGCAGGCCTGGTGGATGACGGTGTTCCCCGGGTCGATGATCCTGCTCGTCGGCCTGAGCACGACGGTCATCGGCCGCGCGCTCGAACGACGGGGGCGGTTCGCATGA